Proteins encoded within one genomic window of Streptomyces kaniharaensis:
- a CDS encoding SURF1 family protein, with protein sequence MYRFLLTPRWLSGTALAVVAVAVCLWLGSWQLGRFEDRVSSHRGTGKAVTDTSEPRPIDALLTPASPQVTTDTVGKPVTVTGSYDREHQLLVPNRTVDGRQGYFVLTPLRTADGHAVAVVRGWAPGTPAEGASAAAAPPGGEVTVTGRLQAGETAGSNGAVAGGLPAGQLGTINRAALLNVLSYDGWYDGWIATDAVPPGLSPVPTVEPQGGDGLSLRAFQNLGYTLEWFVFAGFVVFMWFRLVRREAEAEQDRALGLDPVLD encoded by the coding sequence GTGTACCGGTTCCTCCTCACTCCGCGCTGGCTGAGCGGCACCGCGCTGGCCGTGGTGGCCGTGGCGGTGTGTCTCTGGCTGGGCTCCTGGCAGCTCGGCCGGTTCGAGGACCGGGTCTCCTCGCACCGGGGGACCGGTAAGGCGGTCACCGACACGAGCGAGCCCAGGCCGATCGACGCCCTGCTCACCCCGGCCAGCCCGCAGGTGACCACCGACACCGTCGGCAAGCCCGTCACCGTCACCGGCAGCTACGACCGGGAGCACCAACTCCTCGTCCCCAACCGCACGGTGGACGGCAGGCAGGGCTACTTCGTCCTCACCCCGCTCCGCACCGCCGACGGCCACGCCGTCGCGGTGGTGCGCGGCTGGGCGCCCGGCACGCCCGCAGAGGGCGCCTCCGCCGCGGCCGCGCCGCCCGGCGGGGAGGTGACCGTCACCGGCCGGCTGCAGGCAGGGGAGACCGCCGGCAGCAACGGTGCCGTGGCGGGCGGTCTCCCGGCCGGCCAGCTCGGCACGATCAACCGGGCGGCCCTGCTCAACGTGCTGTCGTACGACGGCTGGTACGACGGCTGGATCGCCACCGACGCGGTGCCGCCCGGGCTCAGCCCGGTGCCGACGGTCGAGCCGCAGGGCGGTGACGGGCTCTCGCTGCGCGCGTTCCAGAACCTGGGCTACACGCTGGAGTGGTTCGTCTTCGCGGGGTTCGTGGTGTTCATGTGGTTCCGCCTGGTCCGCCGCGAGGCGGAGGCCGAGCAGGACCGGGCCCTCGGACTGGACCCGGTCCTCGACTGA
- a CDS encoding ATP-binding protein: protein MLYGREREQAVVDGLLDGARNGRSGVLLLRGEPGIGKTALLDHAVATAGRDFRVIRAAGVEHEAELPFAGLSLLLAPGLDRLSALPGPQRRSLEAAFGLASAPDSGPAPADRLLAGLATLGLLAELAADQPLLCVVDDVQWLDHASLDALLLAARRLQAEGVALLLAARTGGAPADRQLGLPELHVAGLAEADATRLLTHRAGPDLPASVRDRLLAEAAGNPLALTELPVAAGTQTHSPGGLPLTSRLLIAFHGQVTGLPAATQTLLLVAATEENGELDAVLPAAAALGATADHLAPAEEAGLVTIGPDRRLAFRHPLLRAAILQRAPHVQRLAAHRAVGEALTDGDRRTWHLALAATSPDAALADALERTAVRAETRGAHGGAAAAYERAARLTPDRDGATRRLILAAEAATEEGKLAHAEALADQAAARTDSVLAHALLDHVRATAHFWRGSYPTAYRLLLDAAGTAIEPPHAARMLLQAFHAAWYAGEEPVGAVLDRLAALPLADDDPLTPLARHLPAAVLPALGRTAPPLPAARTTADAARKAGAETPADLVQLCGATLVLGRDDETAELAGELVAEARAKGGVGVLPTLQFFLAEAELFHGRHRDAEVTATEALGLARDTGQHQWVSQLTALLAYLAALAGTTDTCTELAGTALTTTGPQTAAPASGEPWAHWALALLDLGHGRAADAADRLHTLTTGRYRHHVSATRAVPDLVEAAVRLGTPDRAAAPYERFARWTAAADRPWAEALRLRCQALLGPDELAESAYRAALDLHEGTHRPFEQARTALLYGEWLRRARRRTDARPHLRAALETFERLAAHPWATRARTELTATGTTAPTPRAANSPLATLTPQELQIARLAAQGLTNRDIAAQLFLSPRTVGHHLYKAYPKLGITSRTDLPTLLV, encoded by the coding sequence ATGCTGTACGGGAGGGAACGCGAACAGGCTGTCGTGGACGGGCTGTTGGACGGGGCGCGGAACGGCCGCAGCGGGGTGCTGCTGCTCAGGGGCGAGCCCGGGATCGGCAAGACCGCCCTTCTGGACCACGCCGTCGCGACGGCGGGGCGGGACTTCCGGGTGATCCGGGCGGCCGGCGTCGAACACGAGGCCGAACTCCCCTTCGCCGGGCTGAGTCTGCTGCTCGCGCCGGGCCTGGATCGGCTGTCCGCCCTGCCCGGGCCGCAACGGCGGTCGCTGGAGGCGGCGTTCGGCCTCGCCTCTGCACCCGACTCCGGGCCCGCCCCCGCCGACCGGCTGCTGGCCGGGCTCGCCACGCTCGGGCTGCTCGCCGAACTCGCCGCAGACCAACCGCTGTTGTGCGTCGTCGACGACGTGCAGTGGCTGGACCACGCATCGCTGGACGCCCTGCTGCTCGCCGCCCGCCGCCTCCAGGCCGAAGGAGTCGCCCTGCTGCTCGCCGCCCGCACCGGCGGCGCCCCCGCGGACCGGCAACTCGGCCTCCCCGAACTGCACGTGGCCGGCCTGGCCGAAGCCGACGCCACGCGGCTGCTCACCCACCGCGCCGGCCCCGACCTGCCCGCCTCCGTCCGGGACCGGCTGCTCGCCGAAGCGGCCGGAAACCCGCTCGCCCTCACCGAACTCCCCGTCGCAGCCGGCACACAGACCCACTCGCCGGGCGGCCTGCCGCTCACCAGCCGACTCCTCATCGCCTTCCACGGCCAGGTCACCGGCCTGCCCGCCGCCACCCAGACCCTGCTGCTGGTCGCCGCCACCGAGGAGAACGGCGAACTGGACGCCGTCCTGCCCGCCGCCGCGGCCCTCGGCGCGACCGCCGACCACCTCGCCCCCGCCGAGGAAGCGGGCCTGGTGACGATCGGCCCCGACCGCCGCCTCGCCTTCCGCCACCCCCTCCTGCGCGCCGCCATCCTCCAGCGCGCGCCACACGTCCAGCGCCTGGCCGCCCACCGGGCCGTCGGCGAGGCCCTGACCGACGGCGACCGCCGCACCTGGCACCTCGCCCTCGCCGCCACCAGCCCCGACGCCGCCCTCGCCGACGCCCTGGAACGCACCGCCGTCCGTGCCGAAACCCGCGGCGCCCACGGCGGCGCCGCCGCGGCCTACGAACGCGCCGCCCGGCTCACCCCCGACCGCGACGGCGCCACCCGCCGCCTCATCCTGGCCGCCGAAGCCGCCACCGAGGAAGGCAAGTTGGCGCACGCCGAGGCACTCGCCGACCAGGCCGCCGCCCGTACCGACAGCGTCCTCGCACACGCCCTGCTCGACCACGTCCGGGCCACCGCGCACTTCTGGCGCGGCTCCTACCCGACCGCCTACCGCCTCCTGCTCGACGCCGCAGGCACCGCCATCGAACCGCCGCACGCCGCCCGCATGCTGCTCCAGGCCTTCCACGCCGCCTGGTACGCCGGCGAGGAACCGGTGGGCGCCGTCCTCGACCGCCTCGCCGCCCTCCCGCTCGCCGACGACGACCCGCTCACGCCGCTCGCCCGCCACCTCCCGGCCGCCGTCCTCCCGGCCCTCGGCCGGACCGCGCCGCCACTACCCGCAGCCCGCACCACCGCCGACGCCGCCCGCAAGGCCGGCGCCGAGACGCCGGCCGACCTCGTCCAGCTCTGCGGCGCCACCCTCGTCCTCGGCCGGGACGACGAAACCGCCGAACTCGCCGGCGAACTCGTCGCCGAGGCCCGCGCCAAAGGCGGCGTCGGCGTGCTGCCCACCCTGCAGTTCTTCCTCGCCGAAGCCGAACTCTTCCACGGCCGGCACCGGGACGCCGAGGTCACCGCCACCGAGGCCCTCGGCCTCGCCCGCGACACCGGCCAGCACCAGTGGGTCAGCCAACTCACCGCCCTGCTCGCCTACCTGGCCGCCCTCGCCGGCACCACCGACACCTGCACCGAACTCGCCGGCACCGCCCTCACCACCACCGGCCCGCAGACCGCCGCCCCCGCCTCCGGCGAACCCTGGGCCCACTGGGCGCTCGCCCTGCTCGACCTCGGCCACGGCCGCGCCGCCGACGCCGCCGACCGCCTGCACACCCTCACCACCGGCCGCTACCGGCACCACGTCAGCGCCACCCGGGCCGTCCCCGACCTCGTCGAGGCCGCCGTCCGCCTCGGCACCCCCGACCGCGCCGCCGCCCCCTACGAACGCTTCGCCCGCTGGACGGCCGCCGCCGACCGCCCCTGGGCCGAGGCCCTCCGCCTCCGCTGCCAGGCCCTCCTCGGCCCCGACGAACTCGCCGAATCCGCCTACCGCGCCGCCCTCGACCTGCACGAGGGCACCCACCGCCCCTTCGAACAGGCCCGCACCGCGCTCCTCTATGGCGAATGGCTCCGCCGCGCCCGCCGCCGCACCGACGCCCGCCCCCACCTGCGCGCCGCCCTCGAAACCTTCGAACGCCTCGCCGCCCACCCCTGGGCCACCCGCGCCCGCACCGAACTCACCGCCACCGGCACCACCGCCCCCACCCCACGCGCCGCCAACTCCCCCCTCGCCACCCTCACCCCCCAGGAACTCCAGATCGCCCGCCTCGCCGCCCAAGGCCTCACCAACCGCGACATCGCCGCCCAGCTCTTCCTCAGCCCCCGCACCGTCGGCCACCACCTCTACAAGGCCTACCCCAAACTGGGCATCACCTCCCGCACCGACCTCCCCACCCTCCTCGTCTGA
- a CDS encoding nuclear transport factor 2 family protein, whose product MSEITTATLQLLAERYLAVWNETDPAARRKLVDEVWAEDGSYTDPLAAVTGRDAIDALIGAAQAQFPGLDFTLGPVDAHHGIARFTWNLGPAGAEPIVVGFDVLVAGPDGRIASVYGFLDRVPGA is encoded by the coding sequence ATGAGCGAGATCACCACCGCCACCCTCCAGCTGCTCGCCGAGCGCTACCTCGCGGTCTGGAACGAAACCGACCCGGCCGCCCGCCGCAAGCTGGTCGACGAGGTGTGGGCCGAGGACGGCAGCTACACCGACCCGCTGGCCGCCGTCACCGGGCGGGACGCGATCGACGCGCTGATCGGCGCCGCCCAGGCGCAGTTCCCGGGGCTGGACTTCACCCTCGGCCCGGTGGACGCGCACCACGGCATCGCCCGCTTCACCTGGAACCTCGGGCCGGCCGGTGCCGAGCCGATCGTCGTCGGCTTCGACGTGCTGGTGGCCGGGCCGGACGGGCGGATCGCCTCGGTGTACGGATTCCTGGACCGCGTCCCGGGCGCGTGA
- a CDS encoding SigE family RNA polymerase sigma factor: protein MTAVAPGAADSGTGTDAGTSEDQLTETYQAHYRSLLRLAALLLDDLSTCEDVVQEAFIRVHSARRRVREPEKTLAYLRQTVVNLSRSTLRRRILGLRLLPKPMPDMASAEEGAYDALERDQLKAALRGLQRRQREVLVLRYFVDMTEAQVAETLGISLGSVKAYGSRGLAALRTQMEAGHG from the coding sequence ATGACCGCGGTCGCACCCGGTGCGGCGGACTCCGGGACGGGTACCGACGCGGGTACCAGCGAGGACCAGCTCACCGAGACCTACCAGGCCCACTACCGCTCACTGCTGCGGCTCGCCGCGCTGCTCCTGGACGACCTCTCGACCTGTGAGGACGTCGTGCAGGAGGCGTTCATCCGCGTGCACTCGGCCCGGCGGCGGGTCCGCGAACCCGAGAAGACCCTGGCCTACCTGCGGCAGACGGTCGTGAACCTGTCCCGCTCCACGCTCCGCCGCCGGATCCTCGGCCTGCGACTGCTGCCCAAGCCGATGCCTGACATGGCCAGTGCAGAAGAAGGCGCCTACGATGCGCTGGAGCGCGACCAGTTGAAAGCCGCGCTCCGTGGTCTGCAACGCCGTCAGCGGGAGGTTCTGGTGCTGCGCTACTTCGTGGACATGACGGAGGCGCAGGTCGCCGAGACCCTGGGCATCTCGCTCGGATCGGTGAAGGCGTACGGCTCGCGCGGACTGGCCGCCCTCCGCACCCAGATGGAGGCCGGACATGGCTGA
- a CDS encoding S9 family peptidase codes for MSEEKSAVPAWEQRFRAARVSLPDWADDAPDRALYVSNATGTYEVYAWDRAAGTHRQVTDRPNGTTDAELSPDGDWVWWFDDHDGDEFGVWRRQPFAGGPDEEAVPGLAPSYSAGLALGRDGTVVVGRSTDEDGTTLHLRRPGAAEAVEIYRHEEYGGIGDLSYDGSLLAIDHTEHGDAMHSAIRIVRLSDGTTVAELDEVTGRAEPRGVACLGFAPVDGDTRLLVAHQRTGRWEPVIWDVATGAETALPLRDEQGRELPGDVSAQWRPGAEALLVEHEYEARSELFSYSLADGRLTRLDTPRGTVGGATARPDGTVEYLWSSAAEPSAVRSTAGTVVLRAPGAVPPGSVPVEDVWVDGPGGRVHALVQRPAGAGEGPVPTVFEIHGGPTHHDSDAFAAGPAAWLDHGFAVVRVNYRGSTGYGQAWTDALRERVGLIELEDIAAVREWAVASGLADPRRLVLTGGSWGGYLTLLGLGVQPEHWTLGVAAVPVADYPTAYADEMEALKSLDRTLFGGTPEEVPERFTASSPLTYVEQVRAPVYISAGVNDPRCPIKQIENYVERLQQLGKPHEVYRYDAGHGSLVVDERIKQLRLEIDFVRRHLDGEGLAEDGGPA; via the coding sequence ATGAGCGAGGAGAAGAGCGCCGTACCGGCGTGGGAGCAGCGGTTCCGGGCCGCGCGGGTGTCACTGCCCGACTGGGCCGACGACGCCCCCGACCGGGCGCTGTACGTGTCCAACGCGACCGGCACCTACGAGGTCTACGCCTGGGATCGTGCCGCCGGCACCCACCGGCAGGTCACCGACCGGCCGAACGGCACCACCGACGCCGAGCTGTCCCCGGACGGCGACTGGGTGTGGTGGTTCGACGACCACGACGGCGACGAGTTCGGCGTCTGGCGCCGCCAGCCGTTCGCCGGCGGGCCCGACGAGGAGGCCGTGCCCGGCCTCGCCCCCTCCTACTCGGCCGGCCTCGCCCTCGGCCGCGACGGCACCGTGGTCGTCGGCCGCTCCACCGACGAGGACGGCACCACCCTGCACCTGCGCCGCCCCGGCGCCGCCGAGGCCGTCGAGATCTACCGGCACGAGGAGTACGGCGGCATCGGCGACCTCAGCTACGACGGCTCCCTGCTCGCCATCGACCACACCGAGCACGGCGACGCGATGCACTCCGCCATCCGGATCGTCCGGCTCTCCGACGGCACGACCGTCGCCGAGCTCGACGAGGTGACCGGCCGGGCCGAGCCGCGCGGCGTCGCCTGCCTCGGCTTCGCCCCGGTCGACGGCGACACCCGCCTGCTCGTCGCCCACCAGCGCACCGGCCGCTGGGAACCGGTGATCTGGGATGTTGCCACCGGTGCCGAGACCGCCCTCCCGCTGCGCGACGAGCAGGGCCGTGAACTGCCCGGGGACGTCTCGGCGCAGTGGCGCCCCGGCGCCGAGGCGCTGCTGGTCGAGCACGAGTACGAGGCGCGCAGCGAGTTGTTCTCCTACTCCCTCGCCGACGGCCGGCTGACCCGCCTCGACACCCCGCGCGGCACCGTCGGCGGCGCCACCGCCCGCCCGGACGGCACCGTGGAGTACCTCTGGTCCTCCGCCGCCGAGCCGTCCGCCGTGCGTTCCACCGCCGGGACGGTCGTCCTGCGGGCGCCCGGCGCGGTGCCGCCCGGCTCCGTCCCCGTCGAGGACGTGTGGGTGGACGGGCCCGGCGGGCGCGTGCACGCCCTCGTGCAGCGGCCGGCCGGGGCCGGCGAGGGCCCCGTCCCGACCGTGTTCGAGATCCACGGCGGCCCCACCCACCACGACAGCGACGCCTTCGCCGCCGGTCCGGCCGCCTGGCTCGACCACGGCTTCGCGGTGGTCCGGGTCAACTACCGCGGCTCCACCGGCTACGGCCAGGCCTGGACGGACGCGCTGCGCGAGCGCGTCGGCCTGATCGAACTGGAGGACATCGCCGCCGTCCGGGAGTGGGCGGTCGCGAGCGGCCTCGCCGACCCGCGGCGGCTGGTGCTCACCGGCGGCAGCTGGGGCGGCTACCTCACCCTGCTCGGCCTCGGCGTGCAGCCCGAGCACTGGACGCTCGGCGTCGCCGCCGTGCCCGTCGCGGACTACCCCACCGCGTACGCCGACGAGATGGAGGCGCTCAAGTCGCTCGACCGCACGCTCTTCGGCGGCACCCCGGAGGAGGTCCCGGAGCGCTTCACCGCGTCCTCGCCGCTCACGTACGTCGAGCAGGTGCGGGCGCCGGTCTACATCAGCGCCGGGGTCAACGACCCGCGCTGCCCGATCAAGCAGATCGAGAACTACGTCGAGCGGCTGCAGCAGCTGGGCAAGCCGCACGAGGTCTACCGGTACGACGCCGGGCACGGATCGCTGGTCGTGGACGAGCGGATCAAGCAGCTGCGGCTGGAGATCGACTTCGTGCGGCGGCACCTGGACGGCGAAGGCCTCGCCGAGGACGGGGGCCCGGCGTGA
- a CDS encoding aspartate-semialdehyde dehydrogenase codes for MTRRPNLAVVGATGAVGEVLLGLLSLRQDVWGEIRLVASPRSAGRKPVVRGEPVEVVPLTEAAFDGIDVAVFAVPDVVSAQWAPVAAARGVVVVDDSAAFRTAEDVPLVVPEVNAAALRIRPRGIVASPASTTLAMIAAVGALHAEYGLVELVVASYQAASGEGRLGEAALREQTALVGGVEIGRQTGDLRAVIADHGPFAAPLALNAVPWTGTLADGGWSSEELGIRDESRKILSLPALKVSATCVRIPVVRTHALAVHAVFEREVTQEHAQEILGDAPGVVVYDNPEAGEFPTPNDVVGTDPVWVGRVRRALDEPAALDLFLCGDNLRKGAALNLLQIAELVAGEPRPA; via the coding sequence ATGACCCGGCGGCCGAACCTCGCCGTCGTCGGCGCCACCGGCGCGGTCGGCGAGGTGCTGCTCGGCCTGCTCTCGCTCCGCCAGGACGTCTGGGGCGAGATCCGTCTCGTCGCGTCCCCGCGCTCGGCCGGCCGCAAGCCGGTCGTCCGCGGGGAGCCCGTCGAGGTCGTCCCGCTGACGGAGGCGGCCTTCGACGGGATCGACGTGGCGGTGTTCGCCGTGCCCGACGTGGTCTCCGCCCAGTGGGCGCCGGTCGCGGCGGCCAGGGGCGTCGTGGTCGTCGACGACTCCGCCGCGTTCCGCACCGCCGAGGACGTCCCGCTGGTCGTCCCCGAGGTGAACGCCGCCGCGCTGCGGATCCGTCCGCGCGGCATCGTCGCCAGCCCCGCCAGCACCACCCTCGCGATGATCGCCGCGGTCGGCGCGCTGCACGCCGAGTACGGGCTCGTCGAACTCGTCGTCGCCTCCTACCAGGCCGCCTCCGGCGAGGGCCGGCTCGGCGAGGCCGCCCTGCGGGAGCAGACCGCGCTCGTCGGCGGCGTCGAGATCGGCCGGCAGACCGGCGACCTGCGAGCGGTGATCGCCGACCACGGGCCGTTCGCCGCCCCGCTCGCGCTCAACGCGGTGCCCTGGACGGGCACCCTGGCGGACGGCGGCTGGTCCTCCGAGGAACTCGGCATCCGCGACGAGTCGCGCAAGATCCTCAGCCTGCCCGCCCTGAAGGTCTCCGCCACCTGCGTGCGCATCCCGGTCGTCCGCACCCACGCACTGGCCGTGCACGCGGTGTTCGAACGCGAGGTCACCCAGGAGCACGCGCAGGAGATCCTCGGCGACGCGCCCGGCGTCGTCGTCTACGACAACCCGGAAGCCGGCGAGTTCCCCACCCCGAACGACGTGGTCGGGACGGACCCGGTCTGGGTCGGACGGGTGCGCCGCGCGCTCGACGAGCCGGCCGCGCTGGACCTCTTCCTCTGCGGCGACAACCTGCGCAAGGGAGCCGCGCTCAACCTGCTCCAGATCGCCGAGCTCGTCGCCGGCGAACCGCGGCCTGCGTAG
- a CDS encoding EVE domain-containing protein — protein MTAWVLVCNPARFRIDDLRADGGELDSWTVRRYLKEMQKGDLFALWVSGPAGGVVALGELTGEPYWCDSEKADHQYWAEPPGARDAVPLKVQKWLDSPIPRAWFRDHDVFAGAGILSQPFAGNPHRLTDDQWEALAARADHIVSSARGNEMPAGDDWHLQPGEEIRRVELHDRYGGSRQGGISPSLQSKNVLLFTDASTGEQHGYEDVWISDDHFRYTGEGQIGDQVFTKGNKAIRDHLQDGRCLRLFIGSRGTVRYAGEWILDPSEPYSWGRARSSNGGPERTVIHFHLIRVGAAVTAPGVPVGSAYRVEDETTVPAPAIPSAPDPALVGRNLSKHRQLQNALAEQVQARGMKPLSPTPADPAFDIAWHDGDTLTVTEVKSLRPENESHQLRTGIGQLLDYVDQLSARAPQVRGVLWLERTPLEERWLGICERAGVVLAWPGADARVWE, from the coding sequence ATGACGGCGTGGGTGCTGGTGTGCAACCCGGCGAGGTTCCGTATCGACGACCTGCGAGCGGACGGTGGCGAATTGGACTCATGGACGGTCCGGCGCTACCTGAAGGAGATGCAGAAAGGCGATCTGTTCGCGCTGTGGGTGAGCGGACCAGCCGGTGGTGTCGTGGCGCTTGGTGAGCTCACTGGCGAGCCCTACTGGTGCGACAGCGAGAAGGCAGACCATCAGTACTGGGCAGAGCCTCCCGGGGCCCGGGACGCCGTGCCGTTGAAGGTTCAGAAATGGCTGGATTCCCCTATCCCGCGGGCGTGGTTCAGGGACCACGACGTCTTCGCCGGTGCTGGGATCCTGTCCCAGCCGTTCGCTGGAAATCCGCATCGCCTTACGGATGATCAGTGGGAGGCACTGGCTGCCAGGGCAGATCACATCGTGTCCTCCGCTCGGGGCAACGAGATGCCGGCAGGCGATGACTGGCACCTCCAACCTGGTGAGGAGATTCGCCGAGTCGAACTGCATGACCGCTACGGGGGAAGCCGCCAAGGAGGCATTAGTCCGTCGTTGCAGTCCAAGAACGTCCTGCTCTTCACGGACGCCAGCACGGGCGAGCAGCACGGCTACGAAGACGTTTGGATATCTGACGACCACTTCCGGTACACGGGTGAAGGGCAGATCGGCGATCAGGTCTTCACCAAAGGCAACAAGGCCATCCGGGACCACCTCCAGGATGGTCGGTGTCTTCGCCTCTTCATCGGCAGTCGCGGCACGGTCCGCTACGCGGGTGAGTGGATCCTCGATCCCAGTGAGCCGTACTCGTGGGGGCGCGCCAGGTCCAGTAACGGCGGGCCGGAACGCACAGTCATCCATTTCCACCTGATCCGCGTGGGGGCCGCGGTAACCGCCCCCGGCGTGCCTGTGGGCAGTGCCTATCGGGTCGAGGACGAGACCACGGTTCCGGCGCCAGCTATCCCGAGCGCCCCGGACCCGGCGCTTGTCGGGCGAAATCTCAGCAAGCATCGGCAGCTTCAGAACGCGCTCGCTGAGCAAGTGCAGGCACGTGGCATGAAACCGCTTTCGCCGACTCCAGCCGACCCGGCCTTTGATATCGCGTGGCACGACGGGGACACCCTGACGGTTACCGAAGTCAAATCCTTGCGGCCCGAGAACGAATCACATCAACTGCGGACTGGAATAGGGCAGTTGCTGGACTACGTTGACCAACTCAGTGCGCGGGCACCGCAGGTTCGTGGAGTTCTCTGGTTGGAGCGCACACCGCTGGAGGAGCGGTGGTTGGGCATCTGCGAACGGGCCGGGGTGGTGCTCGCGTGGCCGGGAGCAGACGCCAGGGTGTGGGAATAG
- a CDS encoding aspartate kinase: MGLVVQKYGGSSVADAEGIKRVARRIVDAKKAGHEVVVVVSAMGDTTDELIELAEQVSPLPAGREFDMLLTAGERISMALLAMAIKSLGHEAQSFTGSQAGVITDSVHNKARIIDVTPGRIRTALDEGNIAIVAGFQGVSQSSKDITTLGRGGSDTTAVALAAALKAEVCEIYTDVDGVFTADPRVVKKARKIDWIAYEDMLELASSGSKVLLDRCVEYARRYNIPIHVRSSFSGLPGTIVSNDNPNQPEGGEMEQAIISGVAHDTSEAKVTVVGVPDKPGEAARIFRAIADAEVNIDMVVQNVSAASTGLTDISFTLPKTEGQKAIDALGRVKEGIGFESLRYDDAIGKISLVGAGMRSNPGVTATFFEALSAAGVNIELISTSEIRISVVTRAEDVPEAVRAVHTAFGLDSESDEAVVYGGTGR; encoded by the coding sequence GTGGGCCTTGTCGTGCAGAAGTACGGCGGCTCATCCGTTGCGGATGCCGAGGGCATCAAGCGCGTGGCCCGCCGCATCGTTGACGCCAAGAAGGCCGGCCATGAGGTCGTCGTCGTGGTGTCCGCGATGGGCGACACGACGGACGAGCTCATCGAACTCGCGGAGCAGGTGTCACCTCTCCCCGCCGGCCGCGAGTTCGACATGCTGCTGACCGCTGGAGAGCGCATCTCCATGGCCCTGCTGGCCATGGCGATCAAATCCCTGGGGCACGAGGCCCAGTCCTTCACGGGCAGCCAGGCCGGTGTCATCACGGACTCCGTCCACAACAAGGCGCGCATCATCGACGTGACGCCGGGTCGCATCCGCACCGCCCTCGACGAGGGCAACATCGCGATCGTGGCCGGCTTCCAGGGCGTCTCGCAGTCCAGCAAGGACATCACCACGCTGGGCCGGGGCGGTTCCGACACCACGGCCGTCGCCCTCGCCGCGGCCCTCAAGGCCGAGGTCTGCGAGATCTACACCGACGTGGACGGCGTGTTCACCGCCGACCCGCGCGTGGTGAAGAAGGCCCGCAAGATCGACTGGATCGCGTACGAGGACATGCTGGAGCTGGCATCCTCCGGTTCCAAGGTGCTGCTCGACCGCTGTGTGGAGTACGCCCGCCGCTACAACATCCCGATTCACGTACGCTCGTCCTTCTCGGGGCTCCCCGGGACGATCGTCAGCAACGACAACCCGAACCAGCCCGAAGGGGGCGAGATGGAGCAGGCCATCATCTCCGGAGTCGCCCACGACACCTCGGAGGCCAAGGTCACGGTCGTCGGCGTGCCCGACAAGCCGGGCGAGGCGGCCCGGATCTTCCGCGCCATCGCCGACGCCGAGGTCAACATCGACATGGTGGTGCAGAACGTCTCCGCCGCGTCGACCGGACTGACCGACATCTCCTTCACCCTGCCCAAGACCGAGGGCCAGAAGGCCATCGACGCGCTCGGCCGGGTCAAGGAGGGCATCGGCTTCGAGTCGCTGCGCTACGACGACGCGATCGGCAAGATCTCCCTGGTCGGCGCAGGCATGCGCTCCAACCCGGGCGTCACCGCCACCTTCTTCGAGGCGCTGTCCGCCGCGGGTGTCAACATCGAGCTGATCTCCACCTCGGAGATCCGCATCTCGGTCGTCACCCGCGCCGAGGACGTGCCGGAGGCCGTCCGCGCCGTGCACACCGCCTTCGGACTGGACAGCGAATCCGACGAGGCCGTCGTCTACGGCGGCACCGGGCGATGA